AAATCGCCGGGGCCGGTGACGAGGTTGACCATTATCTCGCCGGTATTGAATCCTTCGCGTATAACCAGGTGGCGCCAGAAACCGGAGCTGTTCTTCTCGTCGTAGACCGCCAGCCCCGAGCTTCGCGCGAACTCGCGGACGGCGTTGCGGATGCCGTTGGTCGCCTGCGAATGCAGCAGACAGTCCTCGATGTCGATGACGCGGCGCCATTCTCCGGGAAGATGAAAGCCGAGGCCGAGGCCGGGGGAGGCTGCCGGCACGCCGCCGTCAGGCCGCGCAGCGCCGGGGGCGAAAGAGAATTCGACCTTGTTGCGGTACCGCCACAGCGGCTCGGCGGCCATCGGGGCCTCGGTCTCGAAATCCTTGAGGCCGCCGATGTGGCTCAGGCATTCGCTGACCTGGTCCTGTTTGTAGCGAAGCTGGGCGTCGTAGGTCAGAGTTTGCCAGGAGCAGCCTCCGCAGACGCCAAAATGGCTGCAGGCGGCCTCTATCCGCTCGCTCGACGGATTGAGCAGCGCCACGACGCGGGCCTCGGCGTACGACCGCTTCGCCCGCGTGATCTTTGCCCTGACCCGGTCGCCCGGGACGGCTCCTTCGACGAAGATGACGAACCCGTTAAGCCGCGCCACGCCCTTGCCCCCAAAGGCGAGGGTATCGATGGCGAGCTCGATTTCATCAGCGGTCCCGGGTTTGTCGGCAGACTGGTTCATACAACACCATAATTCTTACATTTGCAGCCAAAAAGTGGCAACCTGATTCCTTCCGTCCAAATTGACATGCCCCGACCCGTATCCTAGAATGACATAGGGCATAAAGTATCAGCCTTCAGGGCATAATAGCCTTTCTGTTCACGCTAGATTCGAGGTGCCGAATGTTCGGCGAACTGCTTTCACCAATGCATATGCTCTTCATCCTGATTGTCGTGCTGATAATCTTTGGACCCAAACGCCTGCCCGAAATCGGCAAATCCCTGGGCAAGGGCATCAAGGAATTCAAAAAGGCCACGACGGATATTCAGGACAAGCTCGGTGACGACGACGCCTCCGCGGCCAAGATCGACAAGGCCGAGGCGGAAAAGGTCAAGGAGCCGATGCAGGCGCCTGAGGCCAAGGTCGCTCCGGAGCCCTCGAGCGCCGAAACAAAAACCACCTAGCCGCCGGCTGCGGCCCGACCCAGCCCGGTTGTGTTCGACTCCTCCGACGATCGTGTGATGTCCCTCATCGGGCATCTCGAGGAACTCCGCAAACGACTCGTCATCTGCGCTTTCGCCCTGGCGATCGGCATGCTCGTCTGTTTCGTCTTCAAGGGATACCTGCTCGACCTTCTGGTGCAGCCCCTGGGCGACAGAAAGCTGATCACGCTGACGCCGACCGAATCATTCATGACCGTCTTCAAGGTCGCGGCCTATGTCGGCATGATCCTCGTCTCACCCGTCATTATCTACCAGATCTGGGCCTTCGTGTCTCCCGGCCTCAAGGGCAAGGAAAAAAGGGTGATCGTCTTTGCCTCTTTTTTCACCAGCATCCTCTTCCTCTGCGGCGTTGCTTTTGCCTGGATCCTGGTGCTGCCACGAGCGCTGAATTTTCTGCTCACTTATCAGGATGATTTCTTCAACCAGCAGGTCCAGGCCGCGAAATATTTTTCCTTCGTTGCCCTTTTCCTGCTGGGCTTCGGGCTCATCTTCGAGCTGCCGGCACTGCTTCTGACCCTGGTGCGGCTGGGAATCGTCACACCAAAAAAACTGGCCCAGAACCGCAAGTACGCGGTGCTGGCCGGCTCGATCCTCAGCGCGGCGCTGACTCCCAGCCAGGACTTCTTTTCCATCCTGGCCATGGCCGTTCCCTTTTACGTCCTCTACGAAGTCAGCATCCATCTCGGCAAACTCGTCCAGCCCCGGAGCCGCAACAAGGCCGAGATCATCGACGGCGGTCCAGAGGGCGAGGCGGCAGGATAATTGAGTTCGATCCTGGACAGGGATGAGATGGAAGCCACCAGCCCGACCCTCGAAACCGAATCGGCCCGGGCGCCGCTGGCCGGCGCGGTCGAACTGTCGCTGGTCATCCCCGTCTTTAACGAAGAAGAGCGGATTGTCAACACGATCACGTTGCTGGACGCTTATCTCAGCCGGCAGAACCTCAGCTACGAAGTAATAATCTCCGACGACGGCAGCCGCGACGACAGCCCGGCTCTGGTGAGGAAGAATTTTTCCGAAAACCCGGTGGTGCGGTTGATGCGCGACCGGCAGAACCAGGGCAAGGGCGCGGCCGTGCGGCGGGGCATCCTCTCGGCTCGCGGAGACCTGATCGTGTTTACCGATGCCGACCTTTCGTTTCCGGTGGAGACGATCGGCATGTGTGTCGAGGCGCTGCAGGAATATGACGTGGCCGTGGGTTCGCGCAACCTTCCGGAATCGGGAATCGAGATCACGCCGCCGTTGCTGCGCCGCCTGGCGGGGCCTATCTTCAAGACGATCGTGAGGCGGCTGGTGATCGGCGGCTTCACCGATACCCAATGCGGCTTCAAGGGATTCCGCGCGAAGGCCGCCCACGACATCTTCGTCAACTGCGCCATCAACGGATTTTCTTTCGACGTGGAGGTCCTGGCCCTGGCGAGGCTGTTCGGCTACAGCATCACCGAGGTGCCGGTGCGTCTGCTGGTGGACTCTTCAGACTCGAGGATCAACCTCACGTCCGACCCCTTCCGCATGATCGGCGAACTGCTCGAGATCAGGCGCCGCGTCAGGGAGATCGAAAAAGAAACGGCGCTGGCTCCTCGCTAGCGCACCAGCTCCCGCAGGCAAACTCTACAACTCTACTCGCAGCGCGGCCCCGAAAAAGGTTTCTAGCGCACCAGCTCTTCGAATCCCGCCAGCCCCGTATCATCCCGGACTCGATATCGCCAGAGGGCCAGCGGCGCACCGCTGCTTTGCACCTCTCCGGCCTCGGTCGTCACCGCCAGCAGGTATCCTGTCGACCTCGCCAGGCTGACGACCGTGTCGTCGTATTTGCCCGCCGGGTAACAGAGCCAGTAGACCGGGTGCCCCAGATATGTCTGCAATATCTGGGAAGAGCCGGTCAGCTCCTTCTGGGCCTCGGCTGACGAGACCTCGGTCAGGTCCGGATGGGTGGCGGTGTGCGAGCCGATATCCATGCCGGCCTGGTCAAGTTTTACGACCTGGTCCCAGGTCATGTATTCAGCTTCTCCGACGCGGTCGGAGATGATGTAAAAGGTTGCGGGAAAAGAATATTTCTGCAGGATGGGCAGGCCGACTTCGTAGTTGTCCGTGTAGCCGTCATCGAAGGTGAGCATCACCGGGTTGGCCGGCAACGGCCTGGCGGCGAAGAGCGCGTTGAAAAGATCCGTCTGGGAGATCGGTTGATATCCCGCCTTTTTCAGATATGACATCTGCGCATCGAAGTCGGCGGCGGAAACGGTCAGCCCGCGGCGGATCTTGTCGGCGCCGGCCGGCGGCTCTCCGACATGGTGATACATCAGGATCGGCACCTTGATCTCGCGAGCGGGAACCGGCGCGGCCGGCGGATACGCCAGCGGCTCAAACCGGGGCTGTGGCGCCGGCCCTGCGTTCAGTGTCGCCGTCTGGCCGGCAACGGCCGCCGGATCGCCTTCCGGCAAGGCAGCGGCCGAAGTGGTTCCAGCGCCTCCCGCCGTGAGGCCTCGGCCGGCAAAACCGGCGACGACGGCGACAGCGCCAAGAGCAAGTATTATCAGCCCGGTGACTATTCTTCTGTTCACGGCGTGGGTGGCGCGGTAGCTGTCGTGGCTGTGGCGGCGGGAGTCGATGAAGCCGGCGTCGGCTGCTTGGATGTCCTTAAGATCGGAATCAGCAGGTCGGCGGTCGGCTTGACGCCGAAGGCTCCCTTCTCCCCGGAGAGCACATAAACCACGGAGACCTGGCCGATGCGGCTTTCGATGTTGTCGACTGACGATATGTCGACGCTCTGAAACAATGGAATCTCCGATCTTGGCGCGTCTGAGGTCTCGGTGCCCACCGTCAACACGCCGAACTCTTTCAGGTTGAGCAGAAAACGCTTTTCGAGGTCGGAATACGCCGGCACCTGGTCGTTTTCCTCCCGGCTGATCGTTACTACCGCATCCACCGGTAAATCATAACCTCCGCTTATGGAATCAACCAGAGTTCCCTGCAGCGAGGCCAGCAGTTTCACGCCGCCGCCCCGGCCGATATCCCGCGCCAGGCCGCGGCCGACGGCGGATGTCATCGAAGAGTCGTCGACCGTGGCGAACAGCGGGTCGCCCTTCATGTCGTTCTTGACCTTGGGGGTAACCGCGGCGGCATCAAACAGGGGATTGAGTATGGTCGTGCTGACCACCTGGCCCCCCGCCCCATGGATCGCGGAAGTCATATTACGAATGATGTCATCGCCTGCCGTCGCCGCGGCGACAAGGGCGATCCGTTTGCCCTGCAGCCGGCCGCCGACGATGAACGGGAAAGTATCGTCCTGATAACGAAGGTTGGTGGATCGCTCGTGGCTAAGCTGATCGTTCCGTCCCTGCAGGTCCTCGACGTTCTTCTGGATATCGTTGACGAGAACGTTCTGGCTGGTCTCGACGAAACCACTGTCCGTCAGGCTGATTCCCACCAGCACGCCCAGGCCCAGCGCCAGGAAGACGGCCACCAGGGAAAGCAGATGATATCTCCAGGTCAGCATGAGAGAAGCTCCCGGCTGCCGCCTGTGTCCGGTATTTGCAAACGTATCACCCTACAGGTTTATCAGAAGTCTGAACTTGACTGCAAATAGATTGACCAGGGACCGAAGCGGAGGGGATGAAGATATGACAGCCGCTATCGGCACGATCGCCGCCACCATCAGCACCCCGATCTCGACGGCAAGCTGCGCCGGGGAAGGGTCCGACAGTCCGGCGAGGCCCTTCTTGCCGGCGGCAGCGCCCGGATCGCCAGCCTGGGCAGCGCCCGGGACCAGCGCCGGATCACTCCTCGAAGCCTGCGCGGCCGCGCTTCCCTCAAGCGCCCAGCCGACCAGCCGTTGCCAGGCCGCCGGCCCGGCCTCGCGGGCCTTTAAAAAGAACAGCAGGGCCAGGGGCGGACCGAACACGATCAGGACCCGCAGAGGTTTTTGTATGTCCATGGACACCGGGGCATGCCACCAGAAGCCGTCAAAAAACATGACGCTGAAGGAAAAAGTCAGCGCGGCCACATACATGTAGCGCCAGGGCCTCAGGGCCACCAGGCCCAACCCCAGGGTCAGGTACCATGGCTGAAACCAGAACAACGCCAGCGGCGTCATCAGCGCCAGTCCCGCGGCCCCCGAGATCAGGCCGGTGAAATTCCTGACGCCGACGAGGTGCCAGATCAGGTAGCCCAGCAGGACCGCCGCCAGCGCCCCCTGCACGATGGTATTGGAAAGCGAAAGCTGCAGGTGGTCGGCGGCCGTATCCCTCAGCAGCGCCGAGATCGTATAATTGGTCTTCTGCCCGATTGTCGTCAGGTACAGGAACGTTTCCCTGCCGGCCCACAGTGGCAGATAACTTACCACCGTGATCAGGGTGGGCAGGCCCAGCGCCGCGGCCCCGAACGCAAGCTTGCGGGAAAGCCCTTTCTGCTGGCGGATCGCCAGGGCGACATAAACCAGCAACAGCGGCAGGGCGATGAACTTGACCAGGGTTGCCAGGGTGATGCAGGCGATTCCCAGCATGTAGCGCCGGTCGAGATAGCAGAGCAGGCCCGCCAGCACGAAAGTCAGCATGAGGATATCGTTGTGCGCATTGGCGACCACCAGCGCCAGTACGAAAGGATTCCAGCCGTAAAAGACCATCGCCTTGCGCTCCAGGCCCGGCCTGATGCGGGCGGCGATCTTCCAGATAAGCGCCAGGTTCACAAGGTTCATGCCGATGAAGAACCCCTTGAAGAGCAGCAGGTTGGCGCCGATGCCGTCCCCGGCCAGCTTCGCCAGCGCTCCGGTGATATAGACGTGGAGTGAGCCGTAGACGGCGCCGGTGCCCACCCACCCTCCCATTGAAAAGAATGGATCCTGGGGGAAATAAGTCGCCGGCACCAGCAGCGGGTTCTCGCCGTAGATCGCGAAGATGCGCCCGTGCCGGATGTAGTCGAAGATGTCGGTCGAGAGCAGGAACGGCGTCAGGAACATCAGAACGTGGAAGAGCACGGCGAAGCCAAATATGATCTGGTTGGTGCGGGAAGACCAGACGCCCGGCTTTTTCGCCGTCTCAGGGTTTTCCTCGATCTCGTTTCCGGGGCCGCCGCGGCCGGCGCTCACGGATCGCAGGGCAAGCAGGTAGAAGCCGAACAGCGCCAGGGCGTTGATGCAGATTCCCACATAGAGCAGGTAATAGTGCGAGAGGTCGAATCCGCTCTCCGGCAGGGCCAGATAAGGCGGAAAGTGCGATGCGTCCGTGTTGGGAATGAAGAACGCGACCAGCGCGAACATGGTATAAGCCAGAAGGCTGACCGAGCCCGCCAGCAGCAGCACCGGCAGGGGCCTGGAAGCGGTCGCCCGCCAGAGTTCCGCGAGTTTCCGGTGAATTGTTGTTGGATATCTCATAAAGGTCAGGTGGGTCTGACGGGCGGCTGGCCGGGCCGATGTGGAACCGTCGGGAAGGATATTCTCTTCAACCGCAATATCCTATAGAAAGACGTGCTCATGCTCAAGCTCGCAGGCCGCCGCTGTTTACGGCGGCCCGTGGAGCGCGGTTCGGTGAGCTTCTCCCGGTCGCCGCCCTTTGTACTCCCCGGCGCGTCTAATATACTTACGCAAACCGGCCGCTCTCAAACACGGCCGGGCATTTCACGACCGGAGGTCGTAATCCATGTCGAATAAAAAAGGGCCGGCGGTGGACGCCGCGGGAGGGGACGGGGTCAGGATCTTCAGCGCCACCTGGGTTCTGCCGATCGTCAGCGATCCCATCCACAAGGGCGCCGTGGCGGTCGAGGGCGACTCAATCAAGGCGGTGGGCCGGGCTGATGAGGTAATCGCGGCCTATCCCGGCGCCGAGGTCACGGATTTCCACCATACGATTGTCATGCCCGGGTTCGTCAACTGCCACAGCCATATGGAGTACGCCGTTTTCCGCGGCCTCATGGACAACAAGAACTTCGGTCCCTGGATACTCGAATTCCTCGATCACAAGAGCAAGCTTTCCTACGACGATTATGTCGTCAGCGCCATGCTGGGCGCCTCGGAATGCGTTTCCTCGGGACTGACCACCTCGGCCGACTCGATGTACTCGGGCGCCAGCCTGGGCGCCATCGGGCAGGCGGGCTTGAGGGCCC
This DNA window, taken from Actinomycetota bacterium, encodes the following:
- a CDS encoding glycosyltransferase family 2 protein, producing the protein MSSILDRDEMEATSPTLETESARAPLAGAVELSLVIPVFNEEERIVNTITLLDAYLSRQNLSYEVIISDDGSRDDSPALVRKNFSENPVVRLMRDRQNQGKGAAVRRGILSARGDLIVFTDADLSFPVETIGMCVEALQEYDVAVGSRNLPESGIEITPPLLRRLAGPIFKTIVRRLVIGGFTDTQCGFKGFRAKAAHDIFVNCAINGFSFDVEVLALARLFGYSITEVPVRLLVDSSDSRINLTSDPFRMIGELLEIRRRVREIEKETALAPR
- the rlmD gene encoding 23S rRNA (uracil(1939)-C(5))-methyltransferase RlmD — its product is MNQSADKPGTADEIELAIDTLAFGGKGVARLNGFVIFVEGAVPGDRVRAKITRAKRSYAEARVVALLNPSSERIEAACSHFGVCGGCSWQTLTYDAQLRYKQDQVSECLSHIGGLKDFETEAPMAAEPLWRYRNKVEFSFAPGAARPDGGVPAASPGLGLGFHLPGEWRRVIDIEDCLLHSQATNGIRNAVREFARSSGLAVYDEKNSSGFWRHLVIREGFNTGEIMVNLVTGPGDFPDAGAFAAQISSLFPQVASLVWSVNQTRASVAIGFPYTVLAGRDHIFEEICGLRLKVTPSTFLQTNTAMAERLYRRALDYAALNGDEHVLDLYSGIGSISLLLAASAADVHGIEIVEDAVRMAVENAGANGVANCRFTAGKVRSELAELASGTPPDVIILDPPRAGASKKEIQRIIGLAAHRIVYVSCNAATMASNASQLSEAGYRLIRTGAVDMFPHTPHIETVSLFERI
- a CDS encoding polysaccharide deacetylase family protein: MNRRIVTGLIILALGAVAVVAGFAGRGLTAGGAGTTSAAALPEGDPAAVAGQTATLNAGPAPQPRFEPLAYPPAAPVPAREIKVPILMYHHVGEPPAGADKIRRGLTVSAADFDAQMSYLKKAGYQPISQTDLFNALFAARPLPANPVMLTFDDGYTDNYEVGLPILQKYSFPATFYIISDRVGEAEYMTWDQVVKLDQAGMDIGSHTATHPDLTEVSSAEAQKELTGSSQILQTYLGHPVYWLCYPAGKYDDTVVSLARSTGYLLAVTTEAGEVQSSGAPLALWRYRVRDDTGLAGFEELVR
- a CDS encoding twin-arginine translocase TatA/TatE family subunit; amino-acid sequence: MFGELLSPMHMLFILIVVLIIFGPKRLPEIGKSLGKGIKEFKKATTDIQDKLGDDDASAAKIDKAEAEKVKEPMQAPEAKVAPEPSSAETKTT
- the tatC gene encoding twin-arginine translocase subunit TatC, whose protein sequence is MFDSSDDRVMSLIGHLEELRKRLVICAFALAIGMLVCFVFKGYLLDLLVQPLGDRKLITLTPTESFMTVFKVAAYVGMILVSPVIIYQIWAFVSPGLKGKEKRVIVFASFFTSILFLCGVAFAWILVLPRALNFLLTYQDDFFNQQVQAAKYFSFVALFLLGFGLIFELPALLLTLVRLGIVTPKKLAQNRKYAVLAGSILSAALTPSQDFFSILAMAVPFYVLYEVSIHLGKLVQPRSRNKAEIIDGGPEGEAAG
- a CDS encoding copper transporter — translated: MLTWRYHLLSLVAVFLALGLGVLVGISLTDSGFVETSQNVLVNDIQKNVEDLQGRNDQLSHERSTNLRYQDDTFPFIVGGRLQGKRIALVAAATAGDDIIRNMTSAIHGAGGQVVSTTILNPLFDAAAVTPKVKNDMKGDPLFATVDDSSMTSAVGRGLARDIGRGGGVKLLASLQGTLVDSISGGYDLPVDAVVTISREENDQVPAYSDLEKRFLLNLKEFGVLTVGTETSDAPRSEIPLFQSVDISSVDNIESRIGQVSVVYVLSGEKGAFGVKPTADLLIPILRTSKQPTPASSTPAATATTATAPPTP